From one Streptomyces sp. ICC1 genomic stretch:
- a CDS encoding FAD-binding oxidoreductase, whose amino-acid sequence MAPTSKAGAALAALREDLAGEVFAPEDPGYDEARTIFNAMIDRRPAVIARCESEADVVTAVRFARELDLPVAVRGGGHSVAGMSLNDGGVVIDMRRMNEVTVHPGAKAVRVGGGAVMSHLDRACQPYALATTGGRVSTTGVAGFVLGGGSGWLDRNFGLAVDNLLGADLVTADGRTLTVTAEDHPELFWALHGGGGNFGVATSLTLRLHDLPEFAMCLLLYPPESGPEVLRAYRDLLEAAGPEVGGGMIYMTGPPEPFVPEHLVGTLLAGALVTYAGGEEALRALVAPLLALPHVAEVLTALPYADLQCMMDDPPGLRNYWSAEYLTGLPDELVDVFCGRASSMPVPTGTQHVMFPLGGAIATGPPEFPVPYRDAPWAVHPFGIWEDPAEDDRCRRWVKDVRADVLPWSTGAVYLNFTGDEGPERVVAGLGEANLARLGAVKREYDPDNVFRFNHNIRPG is encoded by the coding sequence ATGGCTCCCACTTCGAAGGCGGGCGCGGCGCTGGCCGCGCTCCGCGAAGACCTCGCCGGCGAGGTGTTCGCCCCCGAGGACCCGGGGTACGACGAGGCCCGCACGATCTTCAACGCGATGATCGACCGCCGCCCGGCCGTCATCGCCCGGTGCGAGAGCGAGGCGGACGTGGTCACCGCCGTCCGCTTCGCCCGCGAGCTGGACCTGCCCGTGGCGGTCCGCGGCGGCGGCCACAGCGTGGCCGGGATGTCCCTCAACGACGGCGGGGTCGTCATCGACATGCGCCGGATGAACGAGGTCACCGTGCACCCCGGCGCGAAGGCCGTACGGGTCGGCGGCGGCGCCGTCATGAGCCACCTGGACCGTGCCTGCCAGCCGTACGCGCTCGCCACCACGGGCGGCCGCGTCTCCACCACCGGCGTCGCCGGCTTCGTCCTGGGCGGCGGCTCCGGCTGGCTGGACCGCAACTTCGGCCTGGCCGTGGACAACCTGCTCGGCGCGGACCTGGTCACCGCGGACGGGAGGACGCTCACCGTGACCGCCGAGGACCACCCCGAGCTGTTCTGGGCCCTGCACGGCGGCGGCGGGAACTTCGGCGTGGCGACCTCACTGACGCTGCGCCTGCACGACCTGCCGGAGTTCGCGATGTGCCTGCTCCTGTACCCCCCGGAGTCGGGCCCCGAGGTGCTGCGCGCGTACCGGGACCTCCTCGAGGCCGCCGGACCCGAGGTCGGCGGCGGCATGATCTACATGACCGGCCCGCCGGAGCCCTTCGTACCGGAGCACCTGGTCGGGACACTGCTGGCGGGGGCGCTGGTGACCTACGCGGGCGGTGAGGAGGCCCTGCGGGCGCTCGTCGCGCCGCTGCTCGCGCTTCCGCACGTCGCCGAGGTGCTGACCGCCCTCCCGTACGCGGACCTCCAGTGCATGATGGACGATCCGCCCGGCCTGCGGAACTACTGGTCGGCCGAGTACCTGACCGGCCTGCCCGACGAGCTGGTGGACGTGTTCTGCGGCCGCGCCTCCTCGATGCCGGTGCCGACCGGCACCCAGCACGTCATGTTCCCGCTGGGCGGCGCCATCGCCACCGGCCCCCCGGAGTTCCCGGTCCCGTACCGCGACGCCCCGTGGGCCGTGCACCCCTTCGGCATCTGGGAGGACCCGGCCGAGGACGACCGGTGCCGCCGGTGGGTCAAGGACGTGCGCGCCGACGTGCTGCCCTGGAGCACCGGCGCGGTCTACCTCAACTTCACCGGCGACGAGGGCCCGGAACGGGTGGTGGCCGGGCTCGGCGAGGCGAACCTGGCCCGGCTGGGCGCGGTGAAGCGGGAGTACGACCCGGACAACGTCTTCCGCTTCAACCACAACATCAGGCCCGGGTAG
- a CDS encoding glycoside hydrolase family 15 protein: MSGRIEDYALIGDMQTAALVCRDGAVDWLCLPRFDSHAVFASILGTEDHGFWRIGPSFAAGTEAPRATRRRYRGDSLVLESEWDTTRGTVRVIDFMPPREDHAPQLIRIVEGVSGRVPMRSALRMRFSYGRVVPWVHKVDGRTVAVAGPDSVWLDSEAQTYGKDLTTYSDFTVGPGDRMTFSISWQPSHRGAPETPDAEAALASTTEFWHDWVEQCTYHGPYREAVIRSLITLKALTYAPTGGIVAAPTTSLPEEIGGVRNWDYRYTWLRDAAITLSSLLRTGYRDEASAWRDWLLRAVAGDPENLQIMYGIAGERELGETELDWLPGYENSRPVRVGNGAAGQLQLDVYGEVTEALHLGHMTGLARNDYASLLQLKLIRYLETHWDQPDEGIWEVRGPRRHFVHSKVMAWVAVDRTIKLIESGDADGPLERWRELRDEIHQDVCEKGYDKERNTFTQSYGSKELDASLLLIPQMGFLPPDDKRVIGTIEAIQRELSTPDGFILRYPTAGEEAGVDGLEGDEGAFLACSFWMADDLAMIGRVDEARRLFEKLLSLRNDLGLLAEEWDPKLQRQVGNFPQAFSHVPLIDTALRLTASGAYGG; this comes from the coding sequence GTGTCAGGGCGCATCGAGGATTACGCACTGATCGGGGACATGCAGACGGCGGCGTTGGTCTGCCGGGACGGGGCGGTGGACTGGCTCTGTCTGCCCCGTTTCGACTCCCATGCCGTGTTCGCGAGCATCCTCGGCACCGAAGATCACGGTTTCTGGCGGATCGGCCCGTCGTTCGCGGCGGGCACGGAAGCCCCCCGCGCCACCCGGCGCCGCTACCGGGGCGACTCGCTGGTGCTGGAATCGGAATGGGACACCACGCGCGGCACCGTCCGCGTCATCGACTTCATGCCTCCCCGCGAGGACCACGCACCGCAGCTGATCCGCATCGTGGAAGGGGTCAGCGGTCGCGTCCCGATGCGCTCGGCCCTGCGCATGCGCTTCAGCTACGGGCGGGTCGTGCCCTGGGTCCACAAGGTCGACGGGCGGACGGTGGCCGTGGCCGGCCCCGACTCGGTCTGGCTGGACAGTGAGGCCCAGACGTACGGCAAGGACCTGACGACCTACTCCGACTTCACCGTCGGACCGGGCGACAGGATGACCTTCAGCATCAGCTGGCAGCCCTCGCACCGGGGCGCCCCGGAGACCCCCGACGCCGAGGCGGCGCTGGCCTCCACCACGGAGTTCTGGCACGACTGGGTCGAGCAGTGCACGTACCACGGCCCCTACCGGGAGGCGGTGATCCGCTCGCTGATCACCCTCAAGGCGCTCACGTACGCCCCCACGGGCGGGATCGTCGCCGCGCCGACCACCTCCCTCCCGGAGGAGATCGGCGGCGTCCGCAACTGGGACTACCGCTACACGTGGCTGCGCGACGCCGCCATCACCCTGTCCTCGCTGCTGCGCACCGGCTACCGCGACGAGGCCTCCGCCTGGCGGGACTGGCTGCTGCGCGCGGTGGCCGGCGACCCGGAGAACCTGCAGATCATGTACGGGATCGCGGGCGAGCGGGAGCTCGGCGAGACCGAGCTGGACTGGCTCCCCGGGTACGAGAACTCGCGCCCGGTCCGGGTCGGCAACGGCGCCGCCGGGCAGCTGCAGCTCGACGTGTACGGCGAGGTCACCGAGGCCCTGCACCTGGGCCACATGACGGGCCTGGCCCGCAACGACTACGCCTCGCTGCTCCAGCTCAAGCTGATCCGCTACCTGGAGACCCACTGGGACCAGCCCGACGAGGGCATCTGGGAGGTGCGCGGCCCGCGCCGGCACTTCGTGCACTCGAAGGTGATGGCGTGGGTGGCGGTGGACCGCACGATCAAGCTGATCGAGAGCGGTGACGCGGACGGCCCGCTGGAGCGGTGGCGGGAGCTGCGCGACGAGATCCACCAGGACGTGTGCGAGAAGGGGTACGACAAGGAGCGCAACACCTTCACGCAGTCCTACGGGTCGAAGGAGCTGGACGCCTCCCTGCTGCTGATCCCGCAGATGGGCTTCCTGCCGCCGGACGACAAGCGGGTGATCGGCACGATCGAGGCGATCCAGCGCGAGCTGTCGACCCCGGACGGCTTCATCCTGCGCTACCCGACGGCCGGCGAGGAGGCGGGCGTGGACGGCCTGGAGGGCGACGAGGGGGCCTTCCTCGCCTGCTCGTTCTGGATGGCGGACGACCTCGCGATGATCGGCCGGGTCGACGAGGCCCGCCGCCTCTTCGAGAAGCTGCTGTCGCTCCGCAACGACCTGGGCCTCCTGGCGGAGGAATGGGATCCGAAGCTCCAGCGGCAGGTCGGCAACTTCCCGCAGGCCTTCAGCCACGTCCCCCTGATCGACACGGCCCTGCGGCTGACGGCGAGCGGGGCGTACGGGGGCTGA